One window of the Luteolibacter sp. Y139 genome contains the following:
- a CDS encoding Rieske (2Fe-2S) protein, translated as MNSLPDSSFTRRTWVKRFVLGSATALLGPQWAGTVLAEQSSGPAVLRLKISDYPPLAEPLGSIQLVFIDYLKPFTLNRVDATTFVTLDSKCTHQGCTVGRYAVVDGVARMRCPCHGSRYDIEGKVFRDSNGQSTEPAQNDIARFPTTFDATSGIVSISIPDLALSVRSISMQTRDQNGNLRLKLQFPVTGYAKYEIRHAEKPDGPFTVIPFSLTPAGPANATELFPELDGTVSAYVDATGPKGFYAVALKLIPF; from the coding sequence ATGAATTCCCTCCCGGATTCCTCCTTCACCCGTCGCACCTGGGTGAAGCGCTTCGTCCTTGGCAGCGCCACCGCCCTCCTCGGCCCGCAGTGGGCCGGCACCGTGCTCGCCGAACAGTCCTCGGGCCCCGCCGTCCTCCGCCTGAAGATCTCCGACTACCCGCCGCTCGCCGAGCCGCTCGGTTCCATCCAACTCGTCTTCATCGACTACCTGAAGCCCTTCACGTTGAACCGCGTCGACGCCACCACCTTTGTCACGCTCGACTCCAAGTGCACCCACCAGGGCTGCACCGTCGGCCGTTACGCGGTGGTCGATGGCGTGGCGCGCATGCGCTGCCCCTGCCATGGCTCCCGCTATGACATCGAGGGCAAGGTCTTCCGCGACAGCAACGGCCAATCCACCGAGCCGGCACAGAATGACATCGCACGGTTTCCTACCACCTTCGACGCCACGAGCGGCATCGTCTCAATCTCCATCCCGGACCTTGCCCTCAGTGTCCGCTCGATCTCGATGCAGACCCGCGACCAGAACGGCAATCTGCGCCTCAAGCTTCAATTCCCAGTGACCGGCTACGCAAAATACGAGATCCGCCATGCCGAAAAACCCGATGGCCCATTCACGGTGATACCCTTCTCGCTCACCCCAGCCGGCCCGGCAAATGCCACCGAGCTATTCCCCGAATTAGACGGAACCGTGTCCGCCTACGTCGACGCTACCGGTCCCAAGGGCTTCTATGCGGTGGCCCTGAAGCTGATTCCCTTCTGA
- the hflK gene encoding protease modulator HflK, which yields MPRIKLQAAFLWAEALLLAVLAASQGLPWLFPLAGALALLAALASGRLAWFGLLAALSASGAWFFLSNRTQAWSVLPVVFPVVALIAGTLCAFLGILASLHKDKTSPLQGMLGRFAVALHFLTAGILFAASYLPAAVQLVLGWGFCGLVTILAADTFVKLVSRLYTPRRHWETLLPPGAFFFFRWMGKEGRACFPAPRTDEDAFSLKLPEMWMWPALRRQLLPLLLSALLLSWLGTCFHEVGAAQSGVRQTAGAWDETSLDPGFHLSLPWPLGTVHRVDTGKLHETVLGFRSDPGQPILWERAHYEGEEMSLVGGGDDLLSISVPIHYRIADAAAYLRGAADPERLVRDIGNRILLDLTVRRGAAEVMTTAREDIRRDFQQQLQEALDHDRAGIRIEEICLRDVHPPVQVAPSYQEVLAAMEEREAFIHDGESYRRDFSTRARGESYQIVVDAESAASSRLDRAKGETTRFTLRRDAWAASRPLFELREGFRVFDDTLANTKKAIFDDRIRSSMSTQLDLRKVLNPDLVDTAPVAPETLVPRPSKSRDAFDLDIEGFLRTDRGQIPAPVSMPDDNDYLFKPEASPQKK from the coding sequence ATGCCTCGCATCAAGCTACAAGCCGCCTTTCTCTGGGCAGAAGCCTTGCTCCTCGCCGTCTTGGCCGCGTCGCAAGGACTGCCTTGGCTCTTCCCCCTCGCCGGAGCGCTTGCGCTTCTAGCTGCGCTCGCGAGCGGTCGCCTCGCATGGTTCGGCCTGCTTGCCGCGCTCTCCGCTTCCGGCGCTTGGTTCTTCCTTTCTAACAGGACACAGGCTTGGTCCGTCCTTCCTGTCGTTTTCCCGGTGGTCGCATTGATCGCCGGCACCCTCTGCGCCTTCCTCGGCATCCTCGCCTCGCTCCACAAGGACAAGACCTCGCCACTGCAGGGCATGCTGGGCAGGTTCGCGGTGGCACTGCATTTTCTAACAGCTGGAATCCTCTTCGCCGCCTCCTACTTGCCGGCGGCGGTCCAGTTGGTTCTTGGCTGGGGCTTCTGCGGCCTCGTCACCATCCTGGCAGCAGACACCTTCGTAAAACTCGTCTCCCGGCTCTACACGCCGCGCCGCCATTGGGAGACCTTGCTGCCACCCGGCGCCTTCTTTTTCTTTCGCTGGATGGGCAAGGAGGGCCGCGCCTGTTTCCCGGCCCCGCGCACGGATGAGGATGCCTTCTCGTTGAAGCTTCCCGAAATGTGGATGTGGCCCGCGTTGCGCCGCCAGTTGCTTCCCCTCCTTCTCTCTGCACTTCTTCTTTCTTGGCTCGGCACCTGTTTCCATGAAGTCGGTGCCGCTCAGAGCGGAGTGCGCCAAACCGCCGGCGCGTGGGATGAAACATCGCTCGATCCCGGCTTCCATCTTTCCCTCCCATGGCCGCTCGGCACCGTGCATCGCGTCGATACCGGCAAGCTCCACGAGACCGTCCTCGGCTTCCGCTCCGATCCCGGCCAGCCCATCCTCTGGGAGCGCGCCCACTACGAGGGCGAGGAAATGTCGCTCGTCGGCGGCGGCGATGACCTGCTCTCGATCTCCGTGCCCATCCACTACCGCATCGCCGATGCCGCGGCTTATCTCCGCGGTGCCGCCGATCCGGAGAGACTCGTCCGCGACATCGGCAATCGTATCCTGCTTGATCTAACAGTCCGGCGTGGTGCCGCGGAAGTAATGACCACCGCGCGCGAGGACATCCGCCGCGACTTCCAGCAACAGCTTCAGGAAGCGCTGGACCACGACCGCGCCGGCATCCGCATTGAGGAAATCTGCCTGCGCGATGTCCATCCGCCGGTTCAGGTCGCCCCCTCGTATCAGGAAGTGCTGGCCGCCATGGAAGAGCGGGAAGCCTTTATCCACGATGGCGAAAGTTATCGCCGCGACTTTTCCACCCGCGCCCGCGGCGAGTCCTATCAGATCGTCGTCGATGCCGAGTCCGCCGCCTCGAGCCGGCTCGACCGCGCCAAGGGCGAAACCACGCGCTTCACGCTGCGCCGCGATGCCTGGGCAGCATCCCGCCCGCTCTTTGAATTGCGCGAGGGCTTCCGGGTCTTCGACGACACCCTGGCCAATACCAAGAAGGCGATCTTCGACGACCGCATTCGCTCCTCGATGTCCACCCAGCTCGATCTCCGCAAGGTGCTGAACCCGGATCTCGTCGATACCGCCCCCGTCGCGCCGGAGACCCTGGTGCCACGCCCCTCCAAATCGCGCGATGCCTTCGACCTCGACATCGAGGGCTTCCTTCGCACCGACCGCGGCCAGATCCCCGCACCCGTCTCCATGCCGGATGACAATGACTACCTCTTCAAACCCGAAGCCTCCCCGCAGAAGAAATGA
- the hflK gene encoding protease modulator HflK yields MKKHSLRSEGRAVEALLILLKHLTAHARWVFAILLLLYALSGIRTIQPQEQALLLRFGRLQPQVHGPGLLVGLPEPFDKVLRFETGKDLALPLDRWKMDSAKIQDPDKAVQFTDAQMAEKMKTTAVGGAVYSEYDDVKGRSLDPVTRGYSLSSDFNVVQGSFVLRYRIAEPFRYASAGEGIGTLLEKLGYRAITRQLADRKIDASLTSDRRDLASAAAREVQDEATRLQLGVVISGIDIRELSPPSQVLAAFEDVTNAKQFAKTLFENARQYESTTLSQSEGEAASIRHRAEGHASGLLADAEGESSAFTALLVNYRQQPELVSGRLLQETLDTVMGRIRSRTLLPADQARPSLILEPSPEYGH; encoded by the coding sequence ATGAAGAAGCACTCGCTCAGGTCGGAAGGTCGCGCGGTCGAAGCGTTGCTGATCCTGCTCAAGCACCTCACCGCCCATGCGCGCTGGGTCTTCGCGATCCTGCTGCTGCTCTACGCACTCTCCGGCATCCGCACCATCCAGCCGCAGGAGCAGGCGCTTCTCCTCCGCTTCGGCCGCCTCCAACCACAGGTCCACGGCCCCGGCTTGCTCGTCGGTCTGCCCGAGCCATTCGACAAGGTCCTGCGCTTCGAGACCGGCAAGGATCTCGCCTTGCCCTTGGACCGTTGGAAAATGGACAGCGCCAAGATCCAGGATCCCGACAAGGCGGTTCAATTCACCGATGCCCAGATGGCGGAGAAAATGAAGACCACCGCCGTCGGTGGGGCCGTCTACAGCGAATACGATGACGTGAAGGGCAGGTCACTCGATCCCGTCACCCGTGGCTACTCGCTCAGCTCGGACTTCAATGTGGTGCAGGGCAGCTTCGTCCTGCGCTACCGCATCGCCGAGCCTTTCCGCTACGCCTCCGCCGGCGAGGGCATTGGGACTCTGTTAGAAAAGCTCGGCTATCGCGCGATCACCCGCCAGCTCGCGGACCGCAAGATCGATGCCAGCCTCACGTCCGACCGCCGCGACCTCGCCTCCGCCGCGGCGCGGGAAGTGCAGGACGAGGCCACCCGCCTGCAACTCGGCGTTGTCATCTCCGGCATCGATATCCGCGAACTCTCGCCCCCTTCGCAGGTGCTAGCCGCCTTCGAGGACGTGACCAACGCCAAGCAATTCGCCAAGACCCTCTTCGAAAACGCCCGCCAGTATGAATCGACCACGCTCTCTCAAAGCGAAGGCGAGGCCGCTTCGATCCGCCATCGCGCCGAAGGCCATGCCTCCGGCTTGCTCGCCGACGCAGAGGGCGAGTCCTCCGCCTTCACTGCTCTATTAGTCAACTACCGCCAGCAGCCGGAACTCGTCTCCGGCCGGCTGCTTCAAGAGACCCTGGACACCGTGATGGGACGCATCCGCTCCCGCACCCTCTTGCCCGCAGATCAAGCCCGGCCCTCCCTCATCCTCGAACCGTCGCCGGAGTATGGACACTGA
- a CDS encoding heavy metal translocating P-type ATPase: MDTEDSPYALDPGTRKRLRLLFVASMLLIASAVTGWLRPDQEGLSGAFALAGSLIVAIPIVSGMITAIRSTGFAATQFYMDQYVVLALAACLATGKYLTGGIVAIVLVFGQMLEERTTVGVEMALAKLRQLSRIRARRKRNGAEQEVEASELVPGDEIVVRPGEAIPADARVLTGTALIDQSRITGESVPVEVGPGSEIFAGTANLNGAIEARVTGAGSDTVMGRVQSIIEEAKESEAPIISLAEDYARYYTPLILLIAASVFLFTQDVSRAIAVLVVSIPCAFVLASPSAMVSAIAAGSRMGLLIKSVRHLESARMVDTVVFDKTGTLTQGKLELEDTLVHTEDFDTASSLHIAAAIEGKSNHPVARAISNAVATADHPEVGDFTEHSGLGLEGRVEGRRVLVGRPSFLEKSGVTLAIHPPDFTRQSLVLLAVDGKHVATFLLADRIRPEAREALARLRSLGIADFVMLTGDRTEVAAHISAHTGIDRFQANCLPEDKLAFIRLLRAEGRKVMVVGDGLNDAPALAEGDLGVAMGALGNDVTVHTSDVALMSGDLRRLPDLLLLSAKTVGIINQNLLCGFVFIIIAITLSTLGFVNPIAAAFFHEFSAFFVIFNSARLLRFDGMECISEEITEELPATGEAPAPA, encoded by the coding sequence ATGGACACTGAAGATTCCCCTTACGCTCTCGATCCCGGCACCCGCAAGCGCCTGCGCCTGCTTTTCGTTGCCAGCATGCTGCTGATTGCCTCCGCAGTGACCGGCTGGCTGCGTCCGGACCAGGAAGGCTTGAGCGGCGCCTTCGCCCTCGCCGGCTCCCTCATCGTCGCGATCCCCATCGTCTCCGGCATGATCACCGCGATCCGCTCGACGGGATTCGCCGCCACGCAATTCTACATGGACCAGTACGTGGTCCTCGCCCTCGCCGCCTGCCTCGCCACCGGCAAGTATCTCACCGGCGGCATCGTCGCCATCGTGCTGGTCTTCGGCCAGATGCTGGAGGAGCGCACCACCGTCGGCGTGGAAATGGCCTTGGCGAAGCTCCGCCAACTTTCCCGCATCCGCGCCCGCCGGAAAAGGAATGGTGCCGAGCAAGAAGTGGAAGCGTCCGAACTCGTGCCCGGCGATGAGATCGTGGTCCGTCCCGGCGAGGCCATCCCTGCCGACGCCCGCGTCCTCACCGGCACTGCCCTCATTGATCAATCCCGTATCACCGGCGAGTCCGTGCCGGTCGAGGTCGGCCCCGGCTCGGAGATCTTCGCGGGCACCGCGAATCTCAATGGAGCCATCGAGGCCCGCGTGACCGGTGCCGGCAGCGATACCGTGATGGGCCGCGTCCAATCGATCATCGAGGAAGCGAAGGAGTCCGAAGCGCCGATCATCTCGCTCGCGGAAGACTACGCCCGTTATTACACGCCGCTGATCCTGCTGATCGCCGCTTCCGTCTTCCTCTTCACGCAGGACGTGAGCCGCGCCATCGCCGTGCTGGTCGTCTCCATCCCCTGCGCCTTCGTGCTCGCCAGTCCCTCGGCCATGGTCTCCGCCATCGCCGCAGGTTCCCGCATGGGGCTTTTGATCAAGAGCGTCCGCCATCTCGAATCCGCTCGCATGGTCGACACCGTGGTCTTCGACAAGACCGGCACTCTCACCCAAGGCAAGCTCGAGCTTGAGGACACCCTGGTCCACACGGAGGACTTCGATACCGCCTCCTCCCTGCACATCGCGGCCGCGATCGAGGGCAAGTCAAACCACCCCGTCGCCCGCGCGATCTCGAATGCCGTCGCCACCGCGGACCATCCCGAAGTCGGCGATTTCACCGAGCACTCCGGCCTCGGCTTGGAAGGCCGCGTCGAGGGCCGCCGCGTGCTCGTTGGCCGCCCTTCGTTCCTGGAGAAATCCGGCGTCACCCTCGCGATCCACCCGCCCGACTTCACCCGCCAATCGCTCGTGCTGCTCGCCGTCGATGGCAAGCACGTCGCCACCTTCCTGCTCGCCGACCGCATTCGTCCGGAAGCCCGCGAAGCCCTTGCTCGCCTCCGCTCGCTTGGCATCGCCGACTTCGTGATGCTCACCGGCGACCGCACCGAAGTCGCTGCCCACATCTCCGCTCACACCGGCATCGACCGCTTCCAAGCAAACTGCCTGCCGGAGGACAAGCTCGCCTTCATCCGGCTACTCCGCGCCGAAGGCCGCAAAGTGATGGTCGTCGGCGATGGACTCAATGACGCCCCAGCCCTGGCGGAAGGTGATCTCGGCGTGGCCATGGGCGCCCTCGGCAATGACGTCACCGTCCACACCTCGGATGTCGCGCTGATGTCCGGCGACCTGCGCCGCCTGCCGGACCTGCTGCTGCTCTCCGCCAAGACGGTCGGCATCATCAATCAGAACCTGCTCTGCGGTTTCGTCTTCATCATCATCGCGATCACCCTCTCCACGCTCGGCTTCGTCAATCCGATCGCCGCCGCCTTCTTCCACGAGTTCAGCGCCTTCTTCGTGATCTTCAACAGCGCCCGCCTGCTGCGCTTCGATGGCATGGAGTGCATCTCGGAAGAGATTACTGAAGAACTGCCCGCCACGGGCGAAGCCCCCGCTCCCGCATGA
- the hflC gene encoding protease modulator HflC, producing the protein MSEESCKRRTATLRLGLILTVGLAVLASACGFIVSETESALVLRFGKPVRTLDKSGFYLRLPAPIERVVRIDRRLQHADIRLSETLTKDQRNVIVPVFFTWKVADPLRFHVSVSDTANASGKLDALVTSARNTVLGRHPFGDLVAAEGRLSLLQDLEKEMLALAANDARETMGIELLSTGITQIQLPEANTESVFRRMRAERKREATQFRAEGRAKAAEMKAETDKQASGMIAGAKRQAEEIRGKAEAEAAAVYAKAHGEAPEFYRFLRELQSLRTVVDKNTTVVLDTSVAPFHWLKESDAHPPSLQPVPSPAPSQPVAPPVPAPALTEHQPVSSQPAPQLPAQLPEATTLPATPVTLDQ; encoded by the coding sequence ATGAGTGAAGAATCCTGCAAACGCCGCACCGCCACCCTGCGCCTCGGCCTGATCCTCACGGTAGGCCTCGCCGTCCTGGCCTCCGCCTGCGGCTTCATCGTCAGCGAGACGGAGAGCGCGCTGGTCCTGCGCTTCGGCAAGCCGGTGCGCACCTTGGACAAGTCCGGCTTCTACCTGCGCCTCCCCGCGCCGATCGAGCGCGTCGTCCGCATCGACCGCCGCCTCCAGCATGCCGATATCCGCCTCAGCGAAACCCTCACCAAGGACCAGCGCAACGTCATCGTGCCCGTCTTCTTCACTTGGAAAGTCGCCGATCCTCTACGCTTCCACGTCTCGGTCTCCGACACCGCGAACGCTAGCGGCAAACTCGATGCCTTGGTGACCTCCGCGCGCAATACCGTGCTCGGCCGTCATCCCTTCGGCGATCTCGTCGCCGCGGAAGGTCGCCTTTCACTGCTTCAGGACCTGGAGAAGGAAATGCTCGCCCTCGCCGCAAACGATGCACGCGAGACCATGGGCATCGAGTTGCTCTCCACCGGTATCACCCAGATCCAGCTTCCCGAGGCGAACACCGAATCCGTCTTCCGCCGCATGCGCGCCGAGCGCAAGCGCGAGGCCACTCAATTCCGTGCCGAGGGCCGCGCCAAGGCCGCCGAGATGAAAGCGGAGACCGACAAGCAAGCCAGCGGCATGATCGCCGGAGCCAAGCGCCAGGCCGAGGAGATCCGAGGCAAGGCCGAAGCCGAAGCCGCCGCGGTCTATGCCAAGGCCCACGGCGAGGCCCCTGAATTCTATCGCTTTCTCCGCGAGCTGCAGAGCCTGCGCACCGTCGTCGACAAGAACACCACCGTGGTGCTGGACACCAGCGTGGCCCCCTTCCACTGGCTGAAGGAAAGCGATGCCCATCCGCCTTCGCTCCAGCCCGTGCCGTCGCCTGCGCCTTCGCAGCCGGTGGCGCCACCAGTGCCCGCTCCCGCGCTCACCGAGCACCAGCCGGTTTCATCTCAGCCTGCACCGCAACTGCCCGCGCAGCTTCCTGAAGCCACCACACTGCCGGCGACACCCGTCACGCTCGACCAATGA